In Streptomyces sp. SLBN-118, the following are encoded in one genomic region:
- the xseA gene encoding exodeoxyribonuclease VII large subunit: MALNTSAEAPLPVGEVSRLIGGWIDRLGAVWVEGQITQLSRRPGAGVVFMTLRDPSYDISVGVTCFRQVFDAVADVVSEGARVVVYAKPEWYAPRGQLSLKAVEIRPVGIGELLARLEQLKRTLGAEGLFALDRKKALPFLPHRVGLVCGRASAAERDVLEVARRRWPAVRFEVRNVAVQGVHAVAQVVQAVKELDELRDVDVIIVARGGGSVEDLLPFSDEQLVRAVSECGTPVVSAIGHEPDSPLLDLVADLRASTPTDAAKKVVPDVGEEMDRVRQLRDRALRTVQGLIDREERGLAHALARPSMEHPHRMVDEREAEVDALVARSRRVLGHLLDRADSELAHTRARVVSLSPAATLERGYAVLQRADGVVVRSPEEVSAGDELRARVAEGEFAVRVSE; encoded by the coding sequence ATGGCTCTCAACACGTCCGCGGAAGCTCCTCTGCCGGTCGGCGAGGTGTCACGGCTCATCGGCGGGTGGATCGACCGGCTCGGCGCGGTCTGGGTGGAGGGGCAGATCACCCAGCTGTCGCGGCGGCCGGGGGCCGGCGTCGTCTTCATGACGCTGCGCGATCCCTCGTACGACATCTCGGTGGGCGTCACCTGCTTCCGGCAGGTCTTCGACGCGGTTGCCGACGTGGTGTCGGAGGGTGCCCGCGTCGTGGTGTACGCCAAGCCGGAGTGGTACGCGCCGCGGGGGCAGCTGTCGCTGAAGGCCGTGGAGATAAGGCCGGTCGGGATCGGAGAGCTGCTGGCGCGCCTGGAGCAGTTGAAGCGGACTCTGGGCGCCGAGGGGCTGTTCGCCCTCGATCGCAAGAAGGCGCTGCCGTTCCTGCCGCACCGGGTGGGGCTTGTGTGCGGGCGGGCGTCCGCGGCCGAGCGCGACGTGCTGGAGGTGGCGCGGCGCCGATGGCCCGCTGTCCGCTTCGAGGTACGCAACGTCGCGGTGCAGGGGGTGCACGCGGTCGCGCAGGTCGTGCAGGCCGTCAAGGAGCTGGACGAGCTCCGGGACGTGGACGTGATCATCGTGGCGCGGGGCGGCGGCAGTGTGGAGGATCTGCTGCCGTTCTCCGACGAGCAGTTGGTGCGGGCGGTGTCCGAGTGCGGCACGCCGGTGGTGTCGGCGATCGGGCACGAGCCGGACTCGCCGCTGCTCGATCTGGTGGCGGACCTGCGGGCCTCGACACCGACCGACGCGGCGAAGAAGGTCGTCCCGGACGTGGGCGAGGAGATGGACCGGGTGCGGCAGCTGCGGGACCGTGCACTGCGCACCGTTCAGGGGCTGATCGACCGCGAGGAGCGCGGTCTGGCCCATGCGCTGGCCCGCCCGTCGATGGAGCATCCGCACCGGATGGTGGACGAGCGCGAGGCGGAGGTCGACGCGCTGGTGGCCCGTAGCCGGCGGGTGCTGGGGCATCTCCTGGACCGCGCGGACTCGGAGCTGGCACACACCCGCGCGCGGGTGGTCTCGCTGTCCCCGGCGGCGACGCTGGAGCGGGGGTACGCGGTGCTGCAGCGCGCGGACGGCGTAGTGGTCCGTTCGCCGGAGGAGGTCTCGGCGGGAGACGAGCTGAGGGCGCGGGTCGCCGAGGGCGAGTTCGCGGTACGGGTGTCCGAGTGA
- a CDS encoding exodeoxyribonuclease VII small subunit, with product MAARTEESTLGYEQARDELIEVVRRLEAGGTTLEESLALWERGEELAKVCRHWLEGARARLDAALSEGEGQGPAAGDAEG from the coding sequence ATGGCAGCCAGGACGGAAGAGAGCACGCTCGGCTACGAGCAGGCGAGGGACGAGCTGATCGAGGTCGTACGGCGCCTGGAGGCGGGCGGCACGACGCTGGAGGAGTCGCTGGCGCTGTGGGAGCGCGGCGAGGAGCTGGCGAAGGTCTGCCGCCACTGGCTGGAGGGCGCCCGTGCGCGGCTCGACGCGGCATTGTCCGAGGGTGAGGGCCAGGGCCCGGCTGCCGGTGACGCAGAGGGCTGA
- a CDS encoding malonic semialdehyde reductase, translating into MTLALDSAAQDLLFREARTANTFTDEPVTEEQVQAIYDLVKYGPTAFNQTPLRVVLVRSEDARERLVQHMSEGNRAKTASAPLVAILAADNEFHEELPDLFPRFPQAKDVFFAERPVREQAAGFNAALQAAYFIVGVRAAGLAGGPMTGFDFAGVQKEFLDGDHTPLMIVNIGKPGDDAWSPRSPRLAYDEVVTTV; encoded by the coding sequence ATGACGCTCGCCCTTGACTCCGCCGCCCAGGACCTCCTGTTCCGGGAGGCACGCACCGCCAACACGTTCACCGACGAGCCGGTGACCGAGGAGCAGGTCCAGGCGATCTACGACCTCGTCAAGTACGGCCCGACCGCGTTCAACCAGACCCCGCTGCGCGTGGTCCTCGTCCGCTCCGAGGACGCCCGCGAGCGTCTCGTCCAGCACATGTCCGAGGGCAACCGGGCGAAGACCGCGTCCGCCCCGCTGGTCGCGATCCTGGCCGCCGACAACGAGTTCCACGAGGAGCTCCCGGACCTGTTCCCGCGCTTCCCGCAGGCCAAGGACGTGTTCTTCGCCGAGCGCCCGGTCCGTGAGCAGGCCGCCGGCTTCAACGCCGCGCTGCAGGCCGCGTACTTCATCGTCGGCGTCCGTGCCGCGGGTCTGGCAGGGGGCCCGATGACCGGCTTCGACTTCGCGGGCGTCCAGAAGGAGTTCCTGGACGGTGACCACACCCCGCTGATGATCGTCAACATCGGCAAGCCGGGCGACGACGCCTGGTCCCCGCGCTCCCCGCGCCTCGCGTACGACGAGGTCGTCACCACCGTCTGA
- a CDS encoding DUF4245 domain-containing protein codes for MRGRQTVRDMVLSMAVIGAVVAVIYVFIPHDEKADPVKAVDYRVELLTARRAAPYPVAAPEGLAKEWKPTSVSYKGADGDAWHLGFLDPDGEYVAVEQSTTPAGKYIPQVSQQATKTGRTQQIAGVTWQRWEGPKYDALVREDKGSTTVVTGTASYERLAQLAGALESKKS; via the coding sequence ATGCGAGGCAGACAGACGGTGCGCGACATGGTGCTGTCGATGGCGGTGATCGGCGCCGTCGTCGCAGTGATCTATGTATTCATTCCGCACGACGAGAAGGCGGACCCGGTCAAGGCGGTCGACTACCGCGTCGAGCTGCTGACGGCACGGCGCGCGGCGCCGTATCCGGTGGCAGCTCCGGAGGGCCTGGCCAAGGAGTGGAAGCCGACCTCGGTCTCGTACAAGGGGGCCGACGGCGACGCCTGGCACCTCGGCTTCCTGGACCCGGACGGCGAGTACGTCGCCGTGGAGCAGTCCACGACCCCCGCCGGGAAGTACATCCCGCAGGTCAGCCAGCAGGCCACGAAGACGGGCCGCACCCAGCAGATCGCGGGCGTGACGTGGCAGCGCTGGGAGGGCCCGAAGTACGACGCGCTGGTTCGCGAGGACAAGGGCTCGACGACGGTCGTGACGGGCACGGCGTCCTATGAGCGGCTGGCGCAGCTCGCCGGCGCGCTGGAGTCCAAGAAGTCCTGA
- the glpX gene encoding class II fructose-bisphosphatase — MTEHNLPPQLEVSPEAPDRNLALELVRVTEAAAMAAGRWVGRGDKNGADGAAVRAMRTLVSTVSMNGVVVIGEGEKDEAPMLFNGERIGDGTGAEVDIAVDPIDGTTLNAKGMPNAIAVLAAADRGTMFDPSAVFYMDKLVVGPEAADFVDITAPPSVNIRRVAKAKGMSPEDVTVVILDRPRHEGIVKEIRETGARIKFISDGDVAGSIMAVREGTGVDMLMGIGGTPEGIISACAIKCLGGTIQGKLWPKDEAERQRALDAGHDLDRVLHTNDLVSGENVFFVATGITDGELLRGVHYRAETATTSSLVMRSKSGTIRKIDSTHRLSKLRAYSAIDFDRAK; from the coding sequence ATGACCGAGCACAATCTGCCGCCCCAACTCGAGGTCTCGCCCGAAGCCCCCGACCGCAACCTCGCCCTGGAGCTCGTCCGCGTCACCGAGGCCGCCGCCATGGCCGCCGGGCGCTGGGTCGGGCGTGGGGACAAGAACGGCGCGGACGGCGCGGCCGTCAGGGCCATGCGGACCCTGGTCTCCACCGTTTCGATGAACGGCGTCGTCGTCATCGGCGAGGGCGAGAAGGACGAAGCCCCGATGCTCTTCAACGGCGAGCGGATCGGCGACGGCACCGGCGCCGAGGTCGACATCGCCGTGGACCCGATCGACGGCACCACCCTGAATGCCAAGGGCATGCCCAACGCCATCGCCGTCCTGGCCGCCGCCGACCGCGGCACCATGTTCGACCCGTCCGCGGTCTTCTACATGGACAAGCTCGTCGTCGGCCCGGAAGCGGCCGACTTCGTCGACATCACCGCCCCGCCGTCGGTCAACATCCGCCGGGTCGCCAAGGCCAAGGGCATGTCCCCCGAGGACGTCACCGTCGTCATCCTGGACCGCCCCCGCCACGAGGGCATCGTCAAGGAGATCCGCGAGACCGGCGCACGCATCAAGTTCATCTCGGACGGTGATGTCGCCGGCTCGATCATGGCCGTACGTGAAGGCACGGGCGTCGACATGCTGATGGGCATCGGCGGCACGCCCGAGGGCATCATCTCCGCCTGCGCCATCAAGTGTCTCGGCGGCACGATCCAGGGCAAGCTCTGGCCCAAGGACGAGGCCGAGCGGCAGCGCGCGCTCGACGCCGGGCACGACCTGGACCGCGTCCTGCACACGAACGACCTGGTCAGCGGCGAGAACGTGTTCTTCGTCGCCACCGGCATCACGGACGGCGAGCTGCTGCGCGGCGTGCACTACCGCGCGGAGACCGCCACGACGTCCTCGCTCGTGATGCGCTCCAAGTCCGGCACGATCCGGAAGATCGACTCGACGCACCGGCTGTCCAAGCTGCGTGCGTACAGCGCGATCGACTTCGACCGCGCGAAGTAG